From Syntrophorhabdales bacterium, one genomic window encodes:
- a CDS encoding 3-oxoacyl-ACP reductase family protein — MRLKDRVAIITGAARGLGKAYAIRLAKEGAKVVIADILDGRETVDAITATGAEALYVKTDVTSEESTQELARKVVERFGRIDILVNNAALFADLVKKPFWEIPAAEWDKVMAVNLKGPFLCSKAVYPQMKKQKKGKIINVASGTFYKGLPYFLHYVVSKGGNVAISRSMAREVGDDGINVNTIAPGYTETEILKANPQDPPEVIRMAATGRCIKRPETPDDLTGTIVFLASDDSDFITGQTIIVDGGSALN, encoded by the coding sequence ATGAGACTGAAGGACAGAGTAGCTATCATCACAGGAGCAGCGCGCGGTCTGGGGAAGGCCTATGCCATTCGCTTGGCTAAGGAAGGGGCAAAGGTCGTCATAGCCGACATCCTTGACGGGAGGGAAACTGTAGATGCCATCACTGCAACGGGCGCGGAAGCGCTTTACGTGAAGACCGATGTCACGAGCGAGGAGAGCACGCAGGAGTTGGCCCGCAAGGTCGTGGAGCGCTTCGGCAGGATCGACATTCTTGTGAATAATGCGGCCCTCTTTGCCGATCTGGTGAAAAAGCCCTTTTGGGAAATACCTGCTGCTGAATGGGATAAGGTGATGGCTGTCAATCTGAAGGGACCCTTTCTCTGCTCGAAAGCTGTCTATCCCCAGATGAAAAAGCAGAAAAAAGGGAAGATCATTAACGTCGCCTCGGGAACTTTCTACAAGGGGCTGCCTTATTTTCTTCATTATGTGGTATCGAAAGGCGGCAACGTCGCCATCAGCCGATCCATGGCTAGAGAGGTGGGTGACGACGGCATCAACGTGAATACTATTGCGCCGGGATATACAGAGACTGAGATCCTGAAAGCAAACCCGCAGGATCCGCCGGAAGTGATCAGGATGGCTGCGACCGGTCGCTGCATAAAACGCCCTGAGACGCCGGATGATCTTACCGGTACGATCGTTTTTCTTGCTTCCGACGACAGCGACTTTATAACGGGGCAGACGATCATTGTCGATGGCGGTTCGGCGCTGAACTGA
- a CDS encoding TRAP transporter substrate-binding protein — MKRIVLFVFCVALLVSVALPTLHAAEQPIKLKYSNFLPPTHLFSVLGQQYCDEIKKRTNGKVEITYYPGGILTSATKVYDGVLNGVSDLGLSHIGYTRGRFLVTETLDLPVGYTSGYVATHVKEDFYNQFKPKEWNDVHVLYLFAPGPQIIATKSKPVRKLEDLKGLKIRGAGRIGDTAKALGATPVPVEMADAYDGLQRGVVDGIMDAMETWKSWKLGELVKHATLSQRGAGLVFTFYVIMNKDKWNSLPDDVKKVFTQLSAEYNEKFGLASNEIDLAGRDFLKEKGGQFYSLDEAETKRWQKAVEPMLTQHLKDLEPKGVKKADGEAYVKYIKERIDYWTKQEKDHKISSPYQ; from the coding sequence ATGAAGCGTATTGTTCTGTTTGTATTTTGCGTCGCCCTTCTGGTGAGCGTTGCTCTACCGACCCTGCATGCGGCGGAGCAACCGATCAAATTGAAGTACAGCAACTTCCTTCCACCCACGCATCTCTTTTCCGTGCTTGGACAGCAATACTGCGATGAGATAAAAAAACGTACGAACGGAAAAGTCGAGATCACTTACTATCCCGGGGGCATACTGACCAGCGCCACGAAAGTGTATGATGGTGTTCTCAATGGCGTGTCGGACCTGGGGCTTTCCCACATAGGGTATACGAGGGGACGCTTTCTCGTGACGGAGACGCTGGACTTGCCGGTGGGCTACACCAGCGGCTATGTGGCCACCCACGTGAAGGAGGACTTCTATAACCAGTTCAAACCGAAAGAATGGAACGATGTGCATGTATTGTACCTGTTTGCTCCCGGTCCGCAGATCATAGCCACAAAATCAAAACCCGTCAGGAAATTGGAAGATCTGAAGGGTCTGAAGATCCGCGGCGCGGGAAGAATCGGCGATACGGCGAAAGCTCTGGGCGCCACCCCGGTGCCGGTCGAAATGGCCGACGCATACGATGGGCTTCAGAGGGGTGTTGTCGATGGGATCATGGATGCCATGGAGACCTGGAAAAGCTGGAAGCTCGGAGAACTGGTGAAGCACGCTACGCTTTCTCAGCGGGGAGCCGGACTCGTTTTTACGTTCTACGTGATAATGAACAAGGATAAATGGAATTCACTCCCTGACGACGTGAAAAAAGTCTTTACGCAATTGTCGGCTGAATACAATGAGAAGTTCGGCCTGGCATCCAACGAGATCGATCTCGCAGGAAGGGATTTCTTGAAGGAAAAAGGCGGCCAATTTTATTCTCTTGACGAAGCGGAGACGAAGAGATGGCAGAAAGCCGTCGAACCCATGCTGACTCAGCACCTGAAGGATCTGGAGCCCAAAGGCGTCAAGAAGGCGGACGGCGAGGCATACGTGAAATACATAAAAGAACGGATCGACTATTGGACAAAGCAGGAGAAGGATCACAAGATCTCCAGTCCGTACCAATAA
- a CDS encoding TRAP transporter large permease, translating into MSEITVGCIGLVAVLALFMTGMELSVCMLLVGFVGFSYLVSLKAAMHLVAKDMYDVFASYGYSVFPIFILMGQVAFASGIAKRLYECAYRFIGHIPGGLAMATVGGATAFKTLCGSAAATAATFTSVAIPEMDRYKYSKKLSTGVVASVGTLGCMLPPSVGLIVLGIITEQSVGKLFLAGIIPGLVMALFFVFTIFGWAKMNPELAPAGKRSTWKERLVTVPEVAIVLAIFVIMIVGLMDGFFTPTEAGSVGTATLLLLVLCRKQLRPRGYAKAVADSARSACMVLMLIGASTVLGHFIAVTTIPQVMAGWITTLPIHRNLIIVIICIVYIVGGSFIDDMAFMILATPIFFPAVLKLGFDPIWFCIMVGITQMIGVIIPPVAINVFIVTNLTKVPMSTVYAGSLPFLIGIIIFAGLLFVFPGLALFLPKLLMG; encoded by the coding sequence ATGAGTGAGATAACCGTAGGATGTATAGGTCTTGTGGCCGTGCTTGCACTCTTCATGACAGGCATGGAATTGTCTGTGTGCATGCTCCTTGTTGGTTTTGTCGGTTTCAGTTATCTAGTCAGCCTGAAGGCAGCCATGCATCTGGTCGCGAAAGATATGTACGACGTGTTCGCATCCTATGGCTATTCGGTATTTCCCATATTCATCCTGATGGGGCAGGTCGCTTTCGCGTCAGGCATCGCAAAGCGACTCTATGAATGCGCCTACCGGTTCATAGGCCACATTCCCGGTGGGCTTGCCATGGCCACAGTGGGCGGAGCGACTGCGTTCAAAACGCTCTGCGGTTCGGCGGCTGCAACCGCGGCAACGTTTACCAGTGTCGCCATTCCAGAGATGGACCGCTACAAGTACAGCAAAAAACTTTCGACCGGTGTGGTGGCAAGCGTGGGTACGCTGGGCTGCATGCTGCCGCCGAGTGTCGGGCTTATTGTGCTGGGCATCATCACAGAGCAGTCAGTAGGAAAGCTCTTTCTCGCGGGCATTATACCGGGTCTTGTGATGGCGTTATTTTTCGTTTTCACCATTTTCGGCTGGGCGAAAATGAACCCGGAGTTGGCGCCGGCCGGAAAAAGGTCAACATGGAAAGAGCGCCTGGTAACAGTTCCTGAGGTCGCAATAGTGCTTGCTATTTTTGTAATAATGATTGTGGGGCTGATGGACGGCTTCTTCACCCCAACGGAGGCGGGCAGCGTAGGTACCGCGACCCTGCTCCTGCTGGTGTTGTGCAGAAAACAGTTGAGGCCGCGGGGGTACGCAAAAGCAGTCGCAGATTCAGCCCGCAGTGCCTGCATGGTGCTCATGCTGATCGGCGCCTCGACAGTGCTCGGCCACTTCATCGCGGTGACCACCATTCCGCAGGTCATGGCAGGGTGGATCACGACTCTCCCGATCCATAGGAACCTGATCATCGTTATCATCTGTATAGTCTACATTGTGGGCGGTTCCTTTATCGACGATATGGCATTTATGATCCTCGCCACCCCTATATTTTTTCCGGCAGTCCTGAAACTGGGCTTTGATCCGATATGGTTCTGCATCATGGTGGGCATCACGCAGATGATTGGCGTGATCATCCCACCGGTAGCGATCAATGTCTTCATTGTCACAAACCTGACTAAAGTGCCGATGAGCACGGTCTACGCAGGTAGCCTGCCTTTTCTCATCGGGATTATTATTTTTGCAGGCCTGCTCTTTGTATTTCCAGGTCTTGCGCTCTTTCTTCCAAAGCTGCTCATGGGCTGA
- a CDS encoding TRAP transporter small permease, translating into MEKVLRAVFKLSAFMQVISGVVLTFIVLLTTADVIMRAFGRPILGTYEIVAMGSGIVLGFVTPITAWLRGHIFVDVLTKKLPGVGKNAADIVTRCVGIGIFLMIGCNVLKIGNTFRTAGEVSNTLQWPMYPIPYAVGFSFFALSLVLVCDIFKIIGGTYE; encoded by the coding sequence ATGGAAAAAGTCCTGCGTGCTGTTTTTAAGTTAAGCGCATTCATGCAGGTTATATCTGGCGTTGTCCTGACCTTCATCGTGCTGTTGACGACTGCGGATGTTATCATGCGGGCTTTCGGCAGGCCGATCCTCGGTACATACGAGATAGTGGCGATGGGTAGCGGCATTGTCCTCGGCTTCGTCACGCCAATTACGGCCTGGCTTCGCGGCCATATCTTTGTGGATGTACTGACAAAGAAGCTTCCAGGCGTCGGTAAAAACGCAGCAGATATCGTCACGAGATGCGTCGGCATCGGTATCTTTTTGATGATCGGGTGCAATGTATTAAAAATAGGCAACACGTTTCGTACTGCCGGAGAGGTATCAAATACCCTCCAGTGGCCGATGTATCCCATCCCCTATGCGGTCGGATTCAGCTTTTTCGCGCTTTCGCTCGTGCTCGTGTGCGATATTTTCAAGATTATAGGTGGCACGTATGAGTGA